A window of the Labrus mixtus chromosome 8, fLabMix1.1, whole genome shotgun sequence genome harbors these coding sequences:
- the LOC132978380 gene encoding tripartite motif-containing protein 16-like — protein MAQKGVQLDREAFSCSICLDLLKDPVAIPCGHSYCMNCIKSHWDKEDEKTIYSCPQCRQDFTPRPVLVKNTMLADLVEKLKKTGLQAAPADHCYAGSEDVACDVCTGRKLKASKSCLQCLASYCEKHLQPHYDSPVFEKHKLVEPSKKLQENVCSRHNEEMKVFCRTDQQSICLLCLMDEHKGHDTVSAAAERSERQRELEVSRQNIQQRIQDREKDVKLLQQEVEAINGSADKTVRNSEKIFTELIRLMEKRRSDVKQQVRSQQQTEVSRVRELQEKLEQEITELKRRDAELEKLSHTEDHNQFLHDYPSLSPLSESTPSSNIKIRPLRFFEDVTAAVSEVRDKLQDVLREKWTNISQTVTEADVLLSGPEPEPKTRAEFLKYSCDITLDPNTAQTYLLLSDENRKVTVMREQSYSSHPDRFTYWCQVLSKESLMGRCYWEVKRGGGGVSVAVTYKNISRGSSHECLFGRNDKSWALYCDSNSYNFWSNKVSTPVSGPQSSRVGVYLDHRAGILSFYSISETMTLLHRVQTTFTQPLHAGLRFVYVGDSAELCKLK, from the coding sequence atggcACAGAAAGGAGTTCAACTAGACCGGGAGGCCTTCTCTTGTTCAatctgtctggatctcctgAAGGATCCGGTTGCTATTCCCTGTGGACATAGTTACTGTATGAActgtattaaaagccactgggataaagaggatgaaaagacaatctacagctgccctcagtgcaGACAGGACTTCACACCGAGGCCTGTTCTGGTGAAAAACACCATGTTGGCAGATTTAGTGGagaagctgaagaagactggactccaagctgctcctgctgatcactgctatgctggatctgaagatgtggcctgtgatgtctgcaccggGAGGAAACTGAAAGCCTCTAAGTCCTGTCTGCAATGTTTGGCCTCttactgtgagaaacaccttcaGCCTCATTATGATTCACCTgtctttgaaaaacacaagctggtggagccttccaagaagctccaggagaacgtctgctctcgtcatAATGAGGAGATGAAAGTATTTTGTCGgactgatcagcagtctatctgtctcctctgtttaaTGGACgaacacaaaggtcatgacacagtctcagctgcagcagaaaggagcgagagacagagagagctcgaggtgagtcgacaaaacatccagcagagaatccaggacagagagaaagatgtgaagctgctccaacaggaggtggaggctatcaatggctccgctgataaaacagtacggaacagtgagaagatcttcactgagctgatccgtctcatggagaaaagacgctctgatgtgaagcagcaggtcagatcccagcagcagactgaagtgagtcgagtcagagagcttcaggagaagctggagcaggagatcactgagctgaagaggagagacgctgaactggagaagctctcacacacagaagatcacaaccagtttctacacgactacccctcactgtcaccactcagtgaatctacacCCTCATCCAACATCAAGATCCGTCCTCTCAGGTTCTTTGAGGATGTGACAGcggctgtgtcagaagtcagagataaactacaggacgtcctgagagagaaatggacaaacatctcacagacagtgactgaagcggatgttttactgtcaggaccagaaccagagcccaagaccagagctgagttcttaaaatattcatgtgacatcacactggatccaaacacagcacaaacatatctgttattatctgatgagaacagaaaagtaacagtAATGAGAGAACAGTcttattctagtcacccagacagGTTCACTTATTGGTGTCAggtcctgagtaaagagagtctgatgggacgttgttactgggaggtgaagaggggggggggaggagtttctgtagcagtcacatacaagaatatcagcagaggGAGCTCACATGAATGTCTGTTTGGACGTAATGACAAATCTTGGGCGTTATATTGTGACAGCAACAGTTATAACTTTTGGTCCAACAAAGTCAGcactcctgtctcaggtcctcagtcctccagagtaggagtgtacctggatcacagagcaggtattctgtccttctacagcatctctgaaaccatgactctcctccacagagtccagaccacattcactcagcctctacatgctggactcaggtttgtttatgttggagactctgctgagttgtgtaaGCTGAAGTAG
- the LOC132978377 gene encoding tripartite motif-containing protein 16-like produces MAQKGVQLDREAFSCSICLDLLKDPVAIPCGHSYCMNCIKSHWDTEDEKTIYSCPQCRQDFTPRPVLVKNTMLADLVEELKKTGLQAAPADHCYAGPDDVACDVCTGRTLKACKSCLQCLASYCEKHLQPHYDAAPLKKHKLVEPSKKLQENVCSRHNEEMKVFCRTDQQSICLLCLMDEHKGHDTVSAAAERSEKQRELEVSRQNIQQRIQDGEKDVKLLQQEVEAINGSADKTVGNSEKIFTELIRLMEKRRSDVKQQVRSQQQTEVSRVRELQEKLEQEITELKRKDAELEKLSHTEDHNQFLHDYPSLSPLSESTHSSSIKIRPLRFFEDVTAAVSEVRDKLQDVLREKWTNISQTVTEVDVLLSEPEPEPKTRAEFLKYSSDITLDPNTAHILLLLSDGNRKVTLMRKQQSYSSHPDRFTDWFQVLSKENLMGRCYWEVKWGGKGVHVTVTYKNISRAGRSNECLFGGNDKSWRLYCDNNSYNFYYNNVRTLVSGPQSSRVGVYLDHRAGILSFYSISETMTLLHRVQTTFTQPLHAGLRFYYVGDSAELCKLK; encoded by the coding sequence atggcgcAGAAAGGAGTTCAACTAGACCGGGAGGCCTTCTCTTGTTCAatctgtctggatctcctgAAGGATCCGGTTGCTATTCCCTGTGGACATAGTTACTGTATGAActgtattaaaagccactgggacacagaggatgagaagacaatctacagctgccctcagtgtagGCAGGACTTCACACCGAGGCCTGTTCTGGTGAAAAACACCATGTTAGCAGatttagtggaggagctgaagaagactggactccaagctgctcctgctgatcactgctatgctggacCTGATgatgtggcctgtgatgtctgcaccgggaggacactgaaagcctgtaagtccTGCCTGCAGTGTCTGGCTTCttactgtgagaaacaccttcaGCCTCATTATGATGCAGCtccattaaagaaacacaagctaGTAGAGCCCTCaaagaagctccaggagaacgtctgctctcgtcatAATGAGGAGATGAAAGTATTTTGTCGgactgatcagcagtctatctgtctcctctgtttaaTGGACgaacacaaaggtcatgacacagtctcagctgcagcagaaaggagcgagaagcagagagagctcgaggtgagtcgacaaaacatccagcagagaatccaggacggagagaaagatgtgaagctgctccaacaggaggtggaggctatcaatggctccgctgataaaacagtggggaacagtgagaagatcttcactgagctgatccgtctcatggagaaaagacgctctgatgtgaagcagcaggtcagatcccagcagcaaactgaagtgagtcgagtcagagagcttcaggagaagctggagcaggagatcactgagctgaagaggaaagacgctgaactggagaagctctcacacacagaagatcacaaccagtttctacacgactacccctcactgtcaccactcagtgaatctacacactcatccagcatcaagatccgtcctctgaggttctttgaggatgtgacagcggctgtgtcagaagtcagagataaactacaggacgtcctgagagagaaatggacaaacatctcacagacagtgactgaagtggatgttttactgtcagaaccagaaccagagcccaagaccagagctgagttcttaaaatattcatctgacatcacactggatccaaacacagcacacatactgctgttattatctgatgggaacagaaaagtaacattaatgagaaaacaacagtcttattctagtcacccagacagattcactgaTTGGTTTCAGGTCCTGAGTAAAGAGAATCTGATGGGacgttgttactgggaggtgAAGTGGGGGGGGAAAGGAGTTCATGTAACAGtcacatacaagaatatcagcagagcagggagaTCAAATGAATGTCTGTTTGGAGGTAATGACAAATCTTGGAGGTTATATTGTGACAACAACAGTTATAACTTTTATTACAACAATGTCAGGACTCTTGTCTCAGGTCCTCagtcctccagagtaggagtgtacctggatcacagagcaggtattctgtccttctacagcatctctgaaaccatgactctcctccacagagtccagaccacattcactcagcctctacatgctggactcAGGTTTTATTATGTTGGAGactctgctgagttgtgtaaGCTGAAGTAG